A single region of the Lotus japonicus ecotype B-129 chromosome 4, LjGifu_v1.2 genome encodes:
- the LOC130711184 gene encoding cytochrome P450 89A2-like, whose translation METWFLFIVTLCIAALIRAIFTTITTIVATKTPPGPPHIPIITSILWLRKSFSQLEPILRNLHAKHGPIVTLRIGSRPAIFISDRSLAHRTLVQNSAIFSDRPKPIATGKVLSANQHNISSASYGATWRALRRNLAGEMLHPSRVKSFSQTRKWVLDTLLHRLKSASSQSDSNPSAAVTVVSHLRYAMFCLLVFMCFGERLDDAIINDVERVQRNLLLNASKFSILNFWPKITGFLLRNRWNELLQLMKDQEDVLVPLIRARKLAKEGKPVNDVVSYVDTLLELELPEEKRKLNESEMVTLCSEFLNAGTDTTSTALEWVLANLVKYPRVQKNIVDEISDVMKGREDKEVKKEDLVKLPYLKAVILEGLRRHPPGHFVLPHAVTEDTVLDGYLVPKDGTVNFMVAEMGWDPQVWEEPMEFKPERFLNNEGKEVEGFDITGSKEIKMMPFGAGRRICPGYNLALMHLEYFVANLVWSFEWKVPEGGSVDLSEKQEFTMVMKYPLQAHLTPRI comes from the coding sequence ATGGAGACATGGTTCCTGTTCATAGTCACTCTCTGCATTGCCGCACTCATTAGAGCGATcttcaccaccatcaccaccattgtcgccaccAAAACTCCTCCGGGCCCACCCCACATCCCAATAATCACAAGCATCTTGTGGTTGAGAAAATCATTTTCCCAGCTTGAACCAATCCTCAGAAACCTCCACGCCAAACATGGCCCAATTGTCACCCTCCGCATCGGCTCCCGCCCCGCCATCTTCATCTCCGACCGCTCCCTCGCCCACCGTACCCTCGTTCAAAACTCCGCCATATTCTCCGACCGCCCTAAGCCCATCGCCACCGGCAAAGTCCTCTCCGCCAACCAGCACAACATCAGCTCTGCCTCTTATGGCGCAACCTGGCGTGCCCTCCGACGCAACCTCGCCGGCGAGATGCTCCACCCCTCCCGTGTGAAGTCCTTCTCACAAACCCGGAAATGGGTCCTCGACACGCTCCTCCACCGCCTGAAATCCGCTTCCTCCCAATCAGATTCTAACCCCTCCGCCGCTGTCACTGTCGTCAGCCACCTCCGCTACGCCATGTTCTGCCTGCTAGTTTTCATGTGCTTCGGGGAGAGACTCGACGACGCGATAATCAACGACGTGGAGCGCGTGCAGAGGAACCTGCTCTTAAACGCTAGCAAATTCAGCATCCTGAATTTCTGGCCGAAAATCACTGGATTTCTGCTACGAAATCGTTGGAATGAGCTTTTACAACTCATGAAAGATCAAGAAGACGTTCTGGTTCCACTCATCAGAGCAAGAAAGCTAGCTAAAGAGGGGAAACCAGTCAACGACGTCGTTTCCTATGTCGATACGCTTCTCGAATTGGAGTTGCCGGAAGAGAAACGCAAGCTGAATGAGAGTGAAATGGTGACTCTGTGCTCGGAGTTTCTTAACGCCGGTACCGACACAACGTCGACGGCGTTGGAGTGGGTGCTGGCGAATCTGGTTAAATACCCACGCGTGCAGAAGAATATTGTAGATGAAATTAGTGATGTGATGAAGGGAAGAGAAGACAAGGAGGTGAAGAAGGAAGATTTGGTGAAACTGCCTTATTTGAAGGCGGTGATACTGGAAGGTTTACGGCGGCATCCGCCGGGGCATTTTGTGCTGCCGCATGCCGTGACGGAGGACACGGTGTTGGATGGTTACTTGGTGCCGAAGGACGGGACGGTGAATTTCATGGTGGCGGAAATGGGGTGGGACCCGCAGGTGTGGGAGGAACCGATGGAGTTTAAGCCTGAGAGGTTTTTGAACAATGAGGGGAaggaggttgaaggttttgATATTACTGGGAGTAAAGAGATTAAGATGATGCCATTTGGTGCAGGGAGGAGGATTTGTCCTGGTTATAATTTGGCTTTGATGCATTTGGAGTATTTTGTGGCTAATTTGGTTTGGAGTTTTGAGTGGAAGGTTCCTGAAGGTGGGAGTGTTGATTTGTCAGAGAAGCAGGAGTTTACTATGGTCATGAAGTATCCATTGCAGGCTCATCTTACTCCTAGGATTTAG